The following coding sequences are from one Nicotiana tabacum cultivar K326 chromosome 1, ASM71507v2, whole genome shotgun sequence window:
- the LOC107797490 gene encoding putative ripening-related protein 1 translates to MKLIIAKMNKGIYFSLIHFVTFLILFSLVCTNTLVEAQKCKPSGKIKGKKPPKDQCSPGDECCKEGKFYTTYKCSPPVTGHTKAILTINDFDKGGDGGGPSECSGTYYHNSIPVVALSTGWYSKGRRCFENITIHANGKSVKAMVVDECDSGEGCDAPHAYQPPCPNNIVDASEAVWKALGVPKKDWGWLDISWSE, encoded by the coding sequence ATGAAACTTATAATTGCAAAAATGaataagggaatttatttcagccTAATTCATTTTGTTACTTTCTTGATCCTATTTTCCTTGGTTTGTACTAACACATTAGTGGAGGCTCAAAAATGCAAGCCAAGTGGAAAAATTAAGGGTAAAAAGCCCCCAAAAGATCAATGTAGCCCTGGTGATGAATGTTGTAAAGAAGGGAAATTTTACACTACTTACAAATGTTCACCTCCGGTTACAGGTCACACGAAGGCAATTCTTACTATCAACGACTTTGACAAAGGTGGTGATGGTGGCGGTCCATCTGAATGTAGTGGCACGTATTACCATAACTCTATTCCGGTGGTGGCTCTGTCCACCGGATGGTACAGTAAAGGGAGACGATGTTTTGAAAACATTACCATACATGCAAATGGGAAGAGTGTGAAAGCCATGGTTGTCGATGAATGTGATTCGGGTGAAGGGTGTGATGCACCACATGCATACCAACCTCCTTGCCCGAATAACATTGTGGATGCTTCTGAAGCAGTGTGGAAAGCTTTAGGTGTTCCTAAGAAAGACTGGGGTTGGCTTGACATCTCCTGGTCTGAATAA
- the LOC142161921 gene encoding uncharacterized protein LOC142161921: MTSNIAESLNDVTKEARELPIFDLLEYMRTLLECWTKEKLLKAKGTFTYLGYKFNKELDDNNTLSQKLRVRASTDHIYTVLYGVKWYIVCLKNKKCSCGQFQLDELPYAHALAALRHRKETYENYCSPYYTRKSLLLTYEMPVNPLPDESKWDVAQHILDEVVKPPAGDKRQPGRPHKERYKIFDEIKSKKYKVSCENCGGEGHNKRTCKNAPKKK; this comes from the exons ATGACATCAAACATTGCCGAGTCGTTGAATGATGTAACAAAAGAGGCAAGAGAGCTGCCAATATTTGATCTATTAGAGTATATGAGGACGCTTCTTGAATGTTGGACGAAAGAGAAGTTATTGAAGGCAAAAGGTACTTTTACATACCTTGGGTACAAATTCAACAAAGAATTGGATGACAACAATACATTATCTCAGAAACTAAGG gtgagggcttcaacaGATCATATATATACTGTGTTATATGGTGTGAAGTGGTACATTGTGTGTCTAAAAAACAAGAAATGTAGCTGCGGACAATTCCAACTTGATGAACTTCCATATGCACATGCTTTGGCAGCATTAAGGCATAGGAAGGAAACATACGAAAACTATTGCTCTCCGTATTACACAAGGAAGAGCCTTCTGCTTACCTATGAAATGCCAGTAAATCCTCTTCCTGATGAAAGCAAATGGGATGTGGCACAACATATTTTGGATGAGGTAGTAAAGCCACCGGCGGGAGATAAAAGGCAGCCAGGGAGACCTCACAAGGAAAGATATAAAATATTTGATGAAATAAAGTCAAAGAAGTACAAGGTGTCATGTGAAAATTGTGGAGGTGAAGGACATAACAAAAGAACTTGCAAGAATGCGCCCAAAAAGAAATGA
- the LOC107797491 gene encoding AT-hook motif nuclear-localized protein 5 codes for MDLREGMTLSGSAANYYLNRGISASGSGPSSGAVSGTGTPGGVPVSPGFKSLTNANIAVQSNVGSSSTGNVNSTYQVENPSPNFGHGINISMASSVSPSGSDPVKKKRGRPRKYGPDGTNMSLALSPLSSNPSSGGSITPGPKRIRGRPPGSGWKQQLAAVGEWMSSSAGLAFTPHVIHIGVGEDVAAKLLAFAQQRPRALCILSANGAVSAITLRPPASSGATVTYEGRFEILCLSGSYLVAETGGPRNRTGGISISVCSSDGHVIGGAIGGRLIAASSVQVVVCSFVYDPKVKSKPESSTPIKEEKESAEKSSTPIGATPSQDPTSGSGTGVWPPSSRPDVRNSQTGIDLTRG; via the exons ATGGATTTAAGAGAAGGGATGACACTATCTGGTTCTGCAGCTAATTACTATCTTAACAGAGGGATTAGTGCTTCTGGTTCAGGACCAAGTTCTGGTGCTGTTAGTGGAACTGGGACACCAGGTGGGGTACCTGTATCACCTGGTTTTAAGTCCCTAACAAATGCTAATATTGCAGTTCAGTCCAATGTAGGGAGTAGTAGTACTGGTAATGTGAACTCAACTTACCAAGTTGAGAATCCATCACCCAATTTTGGTCATGGAATTAATATTAGTATGGCCTCTAGTGTTTCACCTAGTGGTAGTGATccagtgaaaaagaaaagaggtagGCCTAGGAAATATGGTCCTGATGGGACAAACATGTCTTTAGCATTGTCTCCTCTGTCTAGTAACCCTTCAAGTGGTGGGTCCATTACTCCTGGGCCGAAGCGAATACGGGGCCGGCCTCCCGGTAGTGGGTGGAAGCAACAATTAGCTGCTGTTG GTGAATGGATGAGTAGTTCGGCTGGATTGGCTTTTACTCCTCATGTTATACACATTGGTGTAGGAGAG GATGTTGCGGCAAAATTGTTGGCATTTGCCCAGCAGAGGCCTAGGGCTTTATGTATCTTATCAGCTAATGGCGCAGTTTCAGCTATAACATTACGCCCCCCTGCCAGTTCTGGTGCCACTGTTACATATGAG GGCCGTTTTGAGATACTATGCTTGTCTGGTTCATACTTGGTTGCTGAAACTGGTGGCCCACGTAATCGCACCGGTGGTATAAGTATCTCCGTTTGTAGTTCTGATGGGCATGTAATTGGAGGTGCTATAGGGGGTAGGCTCATAGCGGCCAGCTCTGTTCAG GTAGTTGTATGCAGCTTTGTATATGATCCAAAGGTAAAGAGCAAACCAGAAAGTAGTACTCCTATTAAAGAGGAGAAAGAGTCTGCTGAAAAGTCATCTACACCAATTGGTGCTACTCCGAGTCAAGATCCTACTTCAGGTTCTGGCACGGGTGTTTGGCCTCCAAGTTCCCGGCCAGATGTAAGAAATTCCCAGACTGGGATTGACCTGACGCGTGGATGA